cacatcaccccaaaccctccagcccacccccagcacaggggtggctgcagggggtggggggacagggtggttttgggggtccccCGGCAGGGGCAAGGGGGGTGCCGTGCAGCCACGAATTTCCCAAGCGTGAGGACAGGAAGCACCAGAGATGGAAACGGAGGGAGCAGGATATAATTAGCCTCAAATTAGGACTGGAATCCGGGATGAAGAGCCCGGCACCACCCGGCTCTTGCGAAAAGCCACGCCGCCGCGCTGGCAGCTCCCGGCAACCCCCATGTAGAGTGGGGGGTGTCCCCCAAAAACGGGGGCCTGATTGTGCCCACCTGAATTCGGGGGCGCAGCACCGCTGCGGGGCCGCAGCGGGTTcagccccacgctgccccggccGCGCGGCCGTAACGAGAGCCGCGGCAGGGCCGGGATTATCAGCACCGGCGATGCCAGCTGGGGAATCTGGTTTCTTGGCTGAGCCGTTGCTGGAGCAACCTCCAGGCTGGGATTgtggagctttttttttaatttgacaagaGGCCTTTCTGTGTGCGGGGAGCGGGCGGCCCCGGGAGGCCTGGGCTGCGTCACCCGATAGCCCCCGccggctcccccccagccccggctggcTCCCGTTGCGAGGCCGCAGACACCGGATACCCACGTCTTATCAACGCGGGGGGAGGAGGGCCGGGGACGGATCCGGCACGGCACGGCGGCGCTGACAGATGGGGGATGCCGGCGGGCGCCGAGCGGGTGACGCCGCGGGGTCAGACCCCGGGCGCCACGGGGGCCCCGCAGCTGTGAATGGAGCCAGGGCCCAGCCCAGGATCCCACTGCAAGGCAGGCAGGGGGGGGCCCAAGCAAGGCACCCCGCTGGCCACCCCACACATCTGTGTTGCCCCTCTGGCATCCTGCTACCCACCCAGCCTCCGCCATGGGGGTGGCGAGAAGGGACACCTGAGGTTTAGCATAAAGAGGGACACGGAGCCCCCCAAAGTGACTCTCAGCGTCGCTGCTCACCCTTTCCCTGCCCGCCACCACCCCGTAAAGCACCGGTGGGGCTGGAAACGCTCCTCTGCGTTACGCCGGAGCCGCTGTGGGGTGAGCGGGGTGCCGTGGGTTTGGGCTCCCCGCATCCCGGCCCCTGCGAAGGCGGCGCAGGGCGGCCCGGCGGTGCCAGCCGGGCTGTCCAGCCCCGGTATCGGATCCTCCCGGAGGGAGGGGGCTTGGAGCTTATTTAACGTCCCCGGCTGACCCAGCCCGGCACACTCGGagcagcgggcgggcggcgcggcggggagctCAGGTGAGCGCAGGTCCTGGCCGGGGCACAGGTGTCCTACGAGGGGGCAGGCAGCCGGGGCCCCCTCCCACAGGAGCACCCCATCCAGCCCTGGGGTGCCCTGAGAccccccgcggccccgctgccagTTCTCTGGCCAGCGCCAAGCGTTCGGAGTGGAGGCCACGGCATGCGACGCTCCCCAgcaggggatggggcagggggtggctgcGATTTGGGGGCTGCCCCTCGCGGCAAGGGGGGCTGGCGGCTGCCCCCCGTAACGCAGCGGGTGCCTCCCCGCAGCCGGAGCCATGGCGTCGCAGCTGGAAGGGGCCATGGAGACGCTCATCAATGTCTTCCACCACTACTCGGGGAAAGAGGGGGACAAGTACAAGCTGAGCAAGAAggagctgaaggagctgctgcagagcgagcTGGGCTGCTTCCTGGAGGTAGGGACCAGCCGTGCTGGGGCGCAGGGGGTCCCCCCTTTCCTTCCATgccctggggcagcagcatcccagcGGGCTGCCAAGCCCCGGGGCTcaccctgtcacccccccaccACAGACCCAGAAGGATACGGGTGCCGTGGAGAAGATCATGCAGGATCTGGATGAGAACGGCGACGGGGAGGTGGACTTCCAGGAGTACGTGGTCCTGGTGGCCGCCCTCACCGTGGCCTGCAACACCTTCTTCTGGGAGAACGCCTGACCCAGGCCGGTCCCCACCCCGCAGCAGCCGGCCATGGTGGTCCTCAAAGCGCAGagccccccgccacccccccagcTCACCCTCCGCTCCCCAGCACACCCGGGGGATCCCACTGGGATCCAGCTCCACAATAAAGGCACCAACCCAGCCAGAGGCGTGTTGTCAGCTCCTTCGTTTCCAGAGTCAGGGTTTCTGCCCTGTCCCCCTGCTAAGTGCCCTCAGGGATACCAGGGAGCGTTCCTTCTCCTGAGCCACGGGGTCACGGGGAAAAGCCACCCTGGGTCACCCCAAGTGCCTGGAGACATCCCTGTCTCCACCCTGCTCTGGCTCCTCCATCACACCCTGCGCCTCGCCCTGCCCCGGAGCTCGGCGTCAATCCCGAACCACTCCAGGGCACAGCGCAGCTGGGGCGGGTGAGCCCAGCCTGCACAGGGGCGTTGGGGTGCAGGACACCGGGGTGCACCGTGGGGGCACGGGGGTCCAGGGGGGAGGCGGCCGCAGGCCAGGACTCGTTGCCCGTCCCGCCAGAGGCGCGGGCACCGCGCCCCGTGGGGCTGGAGGAACCGGTTCCTTACCTCCTCCCCCAGCGGGCCTTCAGCCAGCAGCCCCCGCGCCaaggccctgcccggcccggccccgcgcaggGCCGCCAGCGCCATCGTCTGCCGGGACTGGGGCCACCCGCACGGCTCTGGGCCCCCTCGCCTCGGGTCGGGCCTCACACGGGGGGCTGCCCCGGTAAAAAGCGGGGACACACCGGGGACAGCCAGGCCACAGGCCCTGCCCGGCCGCGGGGGGACCGGAGGCCCCGTAAGGCCTCCGTAGGCCTTCGGCGCCCCCACCCAGGCCAGGCCCTGGCGGGCGGCCCCTGCGGGATCGGCCTCCGATCGCGGGGGGAACCGGGGAGCAGCCCCGCTGGAGCCCGGCCAGACCGCGCGttcccgctgccgccgcctcccggaGGGAGCTCCCGCccacggcccggccccgcccaccccgcccCGGGCCACCAATGGCCGAGAGGGAGACAGCTACGTCAGGGCTGCCCCGCCCAATGGCAGGGGGCGTGGTGACGTGCGAGGCTCTGCGCCTGCGCCCTGCGagtcgccgccgccgccattttggcCGGCTCGGCGCGGGcggtgggaggagggagggtgcCTGTGGCTGCCGCCGCCATTTTGTCGCGGGTGTTTGAgtgcggcgggagcgggcggagGGCGCCGGAGCCAGCCCCACACCCCGCGCCACCCGCCAGTCAGCCCCACCGGAGACCTGGCGACCGTCTGCTTCGGTGAGAAGGGTTCGCCCTGGCCGGGCGGCTGCGAGGAGAGGCTCGGGAGGAGGGAGGCTGCGTAAGGGAGGCCGCGGGGTCCCCTCAAGGCGGCCGGGGGGGCTGTTTTTTGCCCTTTGAGGGAGGGGGGTGATGGTGAGGTGTTTGTTCCTGCCCAGGCTTTGTGCACCCACGGCCGGGCTTTCTCTCCCCATTTCGTAAGGCAGTTGTTGGATGGGGCTGGATCGACGGCCCAGACCAGGCCTCGCCTTCCTCCCCGGCCTCGGCCGGCGGTGCTGGGGCCGCTTCCGCGCTGCGTGGTGGGTTTGGGGGAGCGGGGCTTCTTCTGCGAGCTGTTATTCAGGAAAAATGCTCTTTAAAAgcgtttttaatttaaaaaaatggcgTGTGGCTACCTCTTGGCTGAATTACTAGCTGGTGAAGTGTAAAGCATCGtaaacaaagcattttattcAAGGTATTTTGAGGATGAGTTCTTCTGGCAGTCATTTGAATACTAAATCCGATactaattatagaaaaataaaataaattgatcTGCATAGTTAGTGGGATTGATCTTAGCACGTTTCAGTCGTATTCATCACTGTCAAAGCACTCGGGCTTGGATCTGTGCTCCAAAAATCAGGAACAGCTGAGTTTAAATCCCTTTGCTGCTTTCATGAGGCATGTGGCAGGTTCTCATGTTAGAGAACCGCATCAGGTTTGCGGGTGAGCTGCCTGCTAGAGTAATTAGAtattaaaaagctattttcaCTTTCTAAAAAGATGACTTCTTAGTAAGGATGAGTTAACTTCCTGATTTATTAAATCTGCTGTATCATGGCAGCGGcctagaaaaattatttaaaatgcattaatagAATGCCTGTTACCATTCTTGATTCTTTCCACCAAAGGAGCCAgaatgcaggtttttttaatgtttagttgAATAAGCACAAGATCTCCGTGCCATTTTGTTAAATCTGGTTCTTGTGTTTTGCAGATTCTCTTGATCTGAAGATGGCTGCACAGTCAGCACCGAAGGTTGTGCTAAAGAGCACCACCAAGATGTCTCTGAATGAGCGGTGAGGAAGCCAACAGCAGCTTCAGCtcataagaaatttttttacttaattatcACTGTCCGGTGTCCAAAAACCAACGTGGTTTCTGCCCTTTTTTAACCTCACTAAAACAAGCAGATGGCTATGCTCCTCTGTCTTAAACAGCAACAAATGTGGTACGCCAGGTTAAAAGGGCAAGTGTTTTGGAGAAATTTATCCATAGCAGTTAATATTAAACTGTTCAACACGTAAATATGGTGGGATGTGTTATAACAAAAGAGAGAAACCTCACACCCTCCCTTTTTCTTCCACatgtttttacatttatatagTTGACACTGCAGCACGGTAGCATGTTACCTAAGCTGCAGCAGGCTTGCTGCTTTGTCCGAGGCAGACACACGTGCATGTGGTCTAGCCTGTAAGAGGCATGCAGCAGGCCATTAAACAAGCCCAAAGGCCCTTTAACAGTGTTTTGGGCCTTGTAAGAGGCAAATGCTTTGCTtcatctccatctctctctcttttcttgatttctttgtGTCTTCTGTTGAGTATTCTTCTGTTTTTCCATGCCATTGAGCTTTTGCAGTTCTACAGCGACGCTGCAGTTCTGTTTCACTTTCCTACTAATCACTCGGATTAACCACGCTAGTACCGTTCAACCAGGGATAAAGGGAGCCATTTGTGTGCAGTTCTGCTCTAACAAGTGCTGCAGTGAGATGTCGCTTACCCCAGGGGAGCTGAGGGCCGAGGTGCAGTGCCAGGAAGGTTTGCTGGCCTGTTTCATTTTGGTCAGTCCATATTCctcatctgtgttttcttttacgGTCTTGTGTAGCTTCCAGGACACGGTAGAAAGCTGATGGGTTGCTCTTAAGGAGGCTTACCATCTTGCTGTATATTCTGCTTCTGTATAGCTCTTAAAAACAGAAGATTCTTTCTTTACCAAAGAAACTGCCAAGTGAGCTGTTTTTATAAGTGAGTGCACTTGGGTGGTGGCATTTCTTAGGGCACCAGTTCTGTGGTGCGCTGGGGGCTAACCAGTCTCTTCTCGGGGCGAGGTCTTTTATAAAGCTGCCTTCTGGCGTTGAGTTTTTAAACCATTTTCTCGGATATTTGAGGGTTAATTAGGCTTTTGCAGtcagatttcattttgcttttctgtttctgtgatgtCCTCTCCCATCTGTCATGATCGTCTCTGCTTATCGCTTGTTTTCATTCCTTCTGCCATTTCTAAAATCAGTAAATCTAAAGCTTTGTCACTTCTGAATTAATATACAACATCATTTCTGAGTTTCCAGTTCTTGCACACTTGTGGAAAACAAGGAATACGTAATCACATATGACGTGACCTAAGTACCACTCTTTACATAAGGTTCATGGGATCTGGAGATCCAGTCTTGAGAACCATGAAATGCCAATAAATGTATGTAATAAAGCTTTATTTAAACACCCATTTTATTCGACCTTGAAGCTTTACTAACATGCTGAAGAACAAACAGCCGATGCCAGTGAATATTCGAGCTaccatgcagcagcagcagcagctagcCAGTGCCAGAAACAGAAGACTGGCTCAGCAGATGGAGAATAGACCTTCTGTCCAGGCTGCTTTGAAGCTTAAACAGGTGAGAGAAAGTGGCATTATTTTGGGACAGCCTGTTGATGCCTGTCACCAGCAGATGGCTTTTCACGATGTGGTGGATTTTGAAAAATGCTCCTGAAAGTTAAAAATGAGAGACACCTAGAAGGGACTTGCAGAAAAGCCCGCTTTTTACTTCAGATAAGTAATGCTTTGTGACTTACTGATTAACATTgttgagttgggggggggggtttgtgcTGGCTGTTCATGTCTCCTCTCTATTTTTTCAGAGAATTGTTCTCACTGTGGGTTTCTGGATCTGCAGAGTGCTTCATCTCACAATCTAGCTGCAGTTACAATTGCTGCAGATTGTTTCCAGTACTTACTATCCAGTTGAGGCTGGTTGCTCCCATCCCCAACTCCACACTCTCTTGGTGCGCTCCCTTGATAGCAGCTGCCTGCGAGGAACAGATGAACAAACTGATTTTGGGAATTGCTTGCAAATGCTAGAACGCAGGCCTGGATTTCAGGGATAGGGTTGCATTCTCCTTCTATAAAGAGTCTTTATCGTTCCGCGTTTCAGTGATGGTTGTGGGTGCGTTCCTCAAGTTGCCTTCTGTCAGTAGAGCAGAAGACCAAAGCAAACATGCAAAATTTTGATTTCTCTGCTGCGCTCAATGTGCTTCTCCGTAACTCTGGACTTACAGAAGGGACCAGGGGCAAAACCTCTCTACAACAGAAACCTCAGTAATGCAGAAGAGAGCTGTTTGTGCAGGCTCTGCTCTCTGTCAGGCTGCGGGGTTTTCTTGCAAGTTTTAAAACTTGTGTTTAAATGGGAAGGCTGGTAAGATGAGCTTAAAATGCATGTGTAGGGCACAAACAAAGCTGTGGGGTGGTAGTGCCTCGCTGCTGTGCAGCAAGTTGGGATAGCACAGCATGACTACAGCAGTAGTGAAATAGAATTCTGTACAGTATCTTGCACATGAAGAGAAAGCTCTAGAAATTTCTTAGCTGAGCTGCTTCACCAAATAGCTGGAATACTTAAACCTGCCAGACGTGCTCATGCTCAGAGCTCGCTCTCTGATAAAGAGGAATGCAGGTGCTTTTTAAGATCTCTTGAGACTTCTGTTGTAAAAACAGGCCGCGGTGCCGGTTAGCCTTGCAGGGCTTGTAAACAAAAGCTCTGGAAATGGTAgtctaaattattttctgctttaaaaaaaaaaaaaaatactaaaaagttTGAAAAGTTAAGACTTTCACAACCGGTAAGTGAAACTAGATTGAAAGGTTGAAGTTTCTGCTTGCTGAATTGAGGTGCCACAGAGGAACAGGGAAGAACTAGTCTTGCAGCTTAGCTCTTAAACCCATTTGGTTTTTATGTTGGGCATAGGTGTAACTTCCATGGTCTTCTGGAATTAAATGCTACAAGCGAGGGCCACGGAACAGTGTTGCAGGGCAATTGGGAAACCTGGCTTATGTTGGGTTGTTC
The nucleotide sequence above comes from Athene noctua chromosome 29, bAthNoc1.hap1.1, whole genome shotgun sequence. Encoded proteins:
- the S100A1 gene encoding protein S100-A1, which gives rise to MASQLEGAMETLINVFHHYSGKEGDKYKLSKKELKELLQSELGCFLETQKDTGAVEKIMQDLDENGDGEVDFQEYVVLVAALTVACNTFFWENA